A window of Salvia splendens isolate huo1 chromosome 8, SspV2, whole genome shotgun sequence genomic DNA:
TATCACAATATATATTGTGGGGACAAAGATATTAATGCATGATATTAATAATTATCGTGATATTATTATTCTATATGTATCTTACATCAATAATGTGGTTTCAGATTGTGGAGATGAGAGTGCACGTGGACTGTCCCGgatgtgaaaaaaaaataacaaaagccCTTTCAAAATTAGATGGTACTATAAATCTCCTACTTCCAATTCCTATCATATAGTAGCATATTTATTTAGATTCATACATttcatattataatttattaaattcaaaatcATTATAAACTAATTGAGGTGCAAAATATGAATTAGGTGTGGACAGCATTGACATAGATATGGACATGCAAAAGGTGACAGTCACAGGGTGGGCAGAGCAGAAAAAGGTTCTCAAAACTGTAAGGAAGACCGGCCGGACAGCGGAGCTCTGGCCGTTTCCGTACAACCCGGAGTACCACGCCTACTACAGCCACTACTCCGGGAGTCCGGCCAACTATGCCTACTCGAAC
This region includes:
- the LOC121743187 gene encoding heavy metal-associated isoprenylated plant protein 28-like isoform X1, whose protein sequence is MWFQIVEMRVHVDCPGCEKKITKALSKLDGVDSIDIDMDMQKVTVTGWAEQKKVLKTVRKTGRTAELWPFPYNPEYHAYYSHYSGSPANYAYSNGYSTPASYFTAETTSTYNYRKHGYNGHDHGYYQQPPRPDILDSHTAAIFSNENATGCSVM
- the LOC121743187 gene encoding heavy metal-associated isoprenylated plant protein 28-like isoform X3; this translates as MIVEMRVHVDCPGCEKKITKALSKLDGVDSIDIDMDMQKVTVTGWAEQKKVLKTVRKTGRTAELWPFPYNPEYHAYYSHYSGSPANYAYSNGYSTPASYFTAETTSTYNYRKHGYNGHDHGYYQQPPRPDILDSHTAAIFSNENATGCSVM
- the LOC121743187 gene encoding heavy metal-associated isoprenylated plant protein 28-like isoform X2 — protein: MSIVEMRVHVDCPGCEKKITKALSKLDGVDSIDIDMDMQKVTVTGWAEQKKVLKTVRKTGRTAELWPFPYNPEYHAYYSHYSGSPANYAYSNGYSTPASYFTAETTSTYNYRKHGYNGHDHGYYQQPPRPDILDSHTAAIFSNENATGCSVM